The Oceanispirochaeta sp. M1 region TTTTTTATTTAGAGAGCTGCCGGAACTGCTTCCGTCCCTCATCAGTGATACAGGTCCCTATGACAAGAAGCATGGAACGGATAAAGTAATCTTCATCAACAGTAATTGCAGAATGAGCCCCATCGGCGGGGAAGCAGTAATTAACCTGATTCAGAAGAAGCTGCATCATCATCTCAAGAGGTGCATCCTTCTCAAAGATCCCTTCCAACACGGCCCTGTTCATCAGCTGGGTGATAAATATTTCAATCTCCGGATCTACAGTAAACAGATCGGGCATTCCCCTTCCTGGAAATTCCGCATTCTTGCGATAGGCAGGGAGCCGGGTCTTCAGCTCCTGATAGACCTGTTTCAATATCAAATAAATAGTATCAGAAAAAGAGGTATCAGCCTCGGCAAGAATCCTGATCTCCTTCAATACCAGACTGATAGTATATTCAGAGACCGCTTTAGAAAGGGATAGTTTATTTGGAAAATAATTATAGATAGTTCTGGTGGTAATTCCCACTTCACGGGCTATTTCCGAGAACCTGACACGGCTGAAGCCGAATTTATAGAACAGAGCACTTGCTCCTTCCAATATGCGGACTTCCATAGTCTGATTCATCGTATTGAACCCCTTTTAAAATTTTGATTTAAATTATTTTACCGGCTAAACGACAATCCCACAATCAGAATTCTTGATTTCTTGTAATTTGCACAGATTAGACAGGGCTTGGAAGAGCTCATTCCTTGCATGTACAGAGTTCTGGTGTTACAATTCCAAAGCTAATTAAAGGCTCTTCCAAGCCTGCTTAAAATGAGTTATTAAATAGAATAAAAAGACCTCCAGGAGGAACACTTTGATCAAAGCGATTGATTTAACAAAGCGTTATGGAAAACATACAGCTGTCAATAAGATCAACTTTGAGATAGCCAAGGGTGAAATCATCGGATTTCTGGGACCAAACGGTGCCGGTAAATCCACAACTATGAATATGATAACCGGTTATTTCGCACCCACAGAGGGTCAGATACTTGTGGATGGAGAAAACATCCTCAATGATCCGGAAAATACAAGAAGCAAAATAGGCTATCTGCCGGAGCATCCTCCCCTTTATATGGAGATGACCGTTGATGAATATCTGAAATTTGCAGGACAGCTTAAGAAGATCAGTCCCTCGGCTTTAGCTGAAGACATGGATCGTATCACGGAGCTGGTTAAGATTACAGATGTCCGGAAAAGACTGATCAGGAATCTCTCCAAGGGTTACAAACAGAGAGTTGGACTGGCTCAGGCTCTGCTGGGAAACCCTCAGCTGCTCATTCTGGATGAACCGACCGTAGGTCTGGATCCCAAACAGATTATTGAGATCAGAAATCTGATCAAGGATCTGAGCGAAGATCATACCATCATCCTCAGTTCCCATATACTTCCCGAAATATCAGCAGTCTGTGACAGAGTGCTGATTATCAGCAAGGGAAATATTGTCGCCTCCGACACTCCCGAGAACCTGGCCAAGAATCTGGCGGGAATGCACAAGCTCCACCTTCAAGTCAAAGGAGAGGAGAGCAGTATCCGTGAGTCCCTGGAAACCCTTGAGATCCTTAATGGCATCACCATGACTCCCTCAAGTGAAGAAGGCGTTATGACTGTAGTTGTAGAAGCCGGAGCGGATTCAGATATCAGAGAGGATGTATTCTACGCACTGGCCAAAAAGAGATGCCCCATTATGCAGATGCGGCCCATGGATGTATCTCTTGAAGAGATATTCCTTAATCTGACAACTGTCGAAGCGCCCCCCTCGGCGGCAAGGAGTGAAAAGTAATGCTGGCTGTATTCAAAAAAGAACTATTAACCTATTTCACCACATCTGTGGGTTATATATTTATGGGAGTATTCCTGCTGATTTCAGGGATACTCTTCACCATGGGCAATATCTTCGGAATGGATTCAGACTATGCCACCTTCCTGGGCGGCCTGATCATGATCTTTCTCCTTGTTGTTCCTCTCCTTACCATGAAAATCTACAGTGAGGAAAAAAGACAGAAAACAGATCAGCTTCTAATGACTGCGCCTCAGAGTACAGCCGGAATTGTTGCCGGTAAGTTCCTTGCTGCGGTAGCCCTTTTTTTTATGACACTACTGATCACCGGCCTTTATCCCCTCTTTCTGTCATTTCATACAAGGATGGATACGGCTCAGATCATGGGGACCTATATAGGGTTTTTCCTCCTGGGAATTTCTTTCATATCTATTGGTGTGTACATCTCCAGCCTGACAGACAGCCAGGCGGGTGCAGCAATTTTGACCTTCTGTGTTCTGATCATCACCTGGATTGTCGATTTTATCGGCGGATTTATGCCGGTCAGTCCCTTAGCCGGAGTTATTTTTGCACTGATAATAACAGCCATGACAGCAGGGTGGATGTACAATGCCACCAAGAATATCCCAGCCGCTGCAATCCCTGTAATTATCGGTGTTATAATCATAGCCGCACTGTACTTTATCAATCAGGATCTCTTTATCAACCTTATTGCCAAAACACTCTCCTGGTTTTCACTGACAAAGAGATTTACTGACTTCCCCATGGGCATCCTGAAACTGAATGCCGTGATTTACTATCTTTCCTTCTCTGGCTTCTTTCTTTTCCTGACAAGCCAGAGAATTGAAAAGCAGAGATGGAGCTAGACCAGATGATGAAACTTAAACTGAACTTCAAAGCCCGTCATGCAGGCATGGCGGCTCTAATGAATATTGCTGTTCTGGGTGGACTGATTCTCTTCAATCTCCTTTTTCAGAACATTCCCGCCCAGTGGGATATGACAAAACGGAAACTCTTTTCCCTTACAGACCAGACAAGTACTCTCATCGGCGGTCTGGAAAAAGAGGTACAGATCTATCTTCTGGCCAAACCCGGGCAGGAGCCCAAGGATATAAAGGAAGTGCTTGACCGCTATGCGGGAGCCTCTTCCAAAATAAATCTGGATGTG contains the following coding sequences:
- a CDS encoding ABC transporter permease, with translation MLAVFKKELLTYFTTSVGYIFMGVFLLISGILFTMGNIFGMDSDYATFLGGLIMIFLLVVPLLTMKIYSEEKRQKTDQLLMTAPQSTAGIVAGKFLAAVALFFMTLLITGLYPLFLSFHTRMDTAQIMGTYIGFFLLGISFISIGVYISSLTDSQAGAAILTFCVLIITWIVDFIGGFMPVSPLAGVIFALIITAMTAGWMYNATKNIPAAAIPVIIGVIIIAALYFINQDLFINLIAKTLSWFSLTKRFTDFPMGILKLNAVIYYLSFSGFFLFLTSQRIEKQRWS
- a CDS encoding TetR/AcrR family transcriptional regulator, with product MNQTMEVRILEGASALFYKFGFSRVRFSEIAREVGITTRTIYNYFPNKLSLSKAVSEYTISLVLKEIRILAEADTSFSDTIYLILKQVYQELKTRLPAYRKNAEFPGRGMPDLFTVDPEIEIFITQLMNRAVLEGIFEKDAPLEMMMQLLLNQVNYCFPADGAHSAITVDEDYFIRSMLLVIGTCITDEGRKQFRQLSK
- a CDS encoding ABC transporter ATP-binding protein; protein product: MIKAIDLTKRYGKHTAVNKINFEIAKGEIIGFLGPNGAGKSTTMNMITGYFAPTEGQILVDGENILNDPENTRSKIGYLPEHPPLYMEMTVDEYLKFAGQLKKISPSALAEDMDRITELVKITDVRKRLIRNLSKGYKQRVGLAQALLGNPQLLILDEPTVGLDPKQIIEIRNLIKDLSEDHTIILSSHILPEISAVCDRVLIISKGNIVASDTPENLAKNLAGMHKLHLQVKGEESSIRESLETLEILNGITMTPSSEEGVMTVVVEAGADSDIREDVFYALAKKRCPIMQMRPMDVSLEEIFLNLTTVEAPPSAARSEK